A genomic region of Arachis stenosperma cultivar V10309 chromosome 9, arast.V10309.gnm1.PFL2, whole genome shotgun sequence contains the following coding sequences:
- the LOC130951243 gene encoding protein PHOSPHATE STARVATION RESPONSE 1-like produces the protein MSSSFPVLPTSAAQASSINSNIRSVGHMFSTPADFPDDGVPFPTASEIHATTQASQPLRQIDDVSWGADLFDNILLFPDNNNAPFQNDHTVYSAPYTSSDNPKAVDFEWVDPFMSDDDPLQLNWNQFVSDTNVAEPKPKESQLSIQQQVPSVEANGLPDLVSTTPQTKQRMRWTPELHEAFVEAVNQLGGSEKATPKGVLNLMKVEGLTIYHVKSHLQKYRTARYKPEPSEGAPEKKLMDSIEEMKPLDLKTSKGITEALRLQMELQKRLHEQLEIQRKLQIQIEDQGKRLQMMFEKQIEGSSSAPISSTGQHTNENSEPQNDDNGKQEQGDEQLVAPPPKRVKSL, from the exons ATGTCTTCATCTTTTCCTGTTCTTCCTACATCTGCAGCGCAGGCTTCATCAATAAATTCCAACATCAGAAGTGTTGGTCATATGTTCTCAACCCCTGCTGATTTCCCTGATGATGGCGTGCCATTTCCCACCGCTTCCGAAATCCATGCAACAACACAAGCTTCTCAGCCGCTGCGACAAATTGATGATGTTTCCTGGGGAGCGGATCTGTTCGACAATATTCTTTTGTTTCCTGATAATAACAACGCTCCTTTCCAGAATGATCATACAGTATATAGTGCTCCATACACATCCAGTGATAATCCAAAGGCTGTTGATTTTGAGTGGGTTGATCCCTTCATGTCTGATGATGATCCTCTTCAGCTAAATTGGAACCAGTTTGTCAGTGATACCAATGTAGCAGAGCCAAAACCAAAG GAAAGTCAGTTATCAATACAGCAGCAAGTGCCATCTGTTGAAGCTAACGGTCTTCCAGACTTGGTCTCCACCACACCCCAAACTAAGCAAAGAATGCGTTGGACTCCGGAGCTTCATGAGGCCTTTGTAGAGGCAGTGAATCAGCTTGGTGGTAGTGAGA AGGCTACTCCAAAAGGAGTCTTGAACCTAATGAAAGTTGAAGGCCTTACCATATATCATGTGAAAAGCCACCTTCAG AAATATAGAACTGCCCGATACAAACCTGAGCCATCAGAAG GAGCTCCTGAGAAAAAGTTGATGGATTCAATTGAAGAAATGAAGCCTCTAGACTTAAAAAC GAGTAAGGGGATAACTGAAGCATTGAGGTTGCAGATGGAACTTCAAAAGCGGCTTCATGAACAACTTGAG ATACAAAGAAAGTTGCAGATTCAAATTGAAGACCAAGGGAAGCGTCTTCAGATGATGTTTGAAAAACAGATAGAGGGCTCGTCCTCTGCTCCAATATCAAGCACGGGGCAACATACAAATGAAAATTCAGAACCCCAGAACGACGACAATGGTAAACAGGAACAGGGAGACGAGCAGTTGGTTGCGCCTCCCCCAAAACGGGTTAAAAGTTTATGA